Part of the Streptomyces sp. NBC_00457 genome, TCAGCTCCCTCAGCACTGATTCGGAAGGCCCACGCCATGACCCGAATACGATCGCTCACCGGCGGTTTGTCGGTAATGCTCCTGATGCTGGCGGCCACCGCCTGTGGCTCGGGCGACGATGACGCCCCCAAGAACGTGTCCGCCGGGACCGCCGCGCTGGGCACGCTCACGCCCGGTGTCATCAAGGTCGCCGTACAGCCGTACGCTCCGTACACCAGTGTCGAGGGCGACAAGATCGTCGGCCTGGACGGCGACATCCTCACCTACGTGTCCGAGAAACTGGGCCTGGAGATCGAGCCCCAGGTGACGGACTTCGCCGGCATGCTCGCGGGCGTGCAGTCCCGCCGCGTGGACATCACCATCGGCGGTGTCGCCTGGTCCGCCGACCGGCAGAAGCAGGGGCTTTTCACCGATCCGCCGTACTACTCGCCCCCGGCCATGGCCGTCCGCAGCGGGAAGACCTACAAGACCGTCGACGACCTGAAGGGCCTGGAACTCGGCACGGTCGAGGGCTATGTGTGGGTCAAGTCGATCCAGGCCGTCCCCGACGCCAAGCTGCACGCCTACCCCGACGCCAACGGAGTCTTCGACGACCTCGGCGCGGGCCGCGTGGACGTCGGATTCCTCGACCCGCTGATCATCATCGCGGCACAGAAGGAACGGCCCGACCTGAAGATCGACACCCAGTACCTGACACCCCCGACAGCGGCCGAGGTCGAGGCCAAGCCCGACTACCAGTACTTCCAGCCCTACCAGACCGGCTTCTACCTGCCCCAGAAGGCCACCAAGCTGGAGAAGGCGATCTCCGCCGAGATCGACGCCATGTACCAGAACGGCGAGATGGAGAAGCTCGTCAAGAAGTACGGCGGTGATCCCGAGCAGTTCTTGAAGCCCTCCGCCGATGTCGCCACCGCGCGCCGCGGTGTGGACCGGCCCCAGGACTGGACCCCGCCGTCCATCGGTGAGTGAGGGGCTGACATGTCCGATCTCTTTCAAGTCCCCTGGTCCGACTACCGGCCCGACCTGCTGGACGCGCTGTGGCGCACCCTCTCCTACACGGTGGTGAGCTTCGTCGGCGCCGTGCTCCTGGGCCTCGCCGTGGCGCTGCTCAGGCTGAGCAGGGCATGGCCGCTGCGCGCGGTCGCCGCCGTCTACACCGAGCTGTTCAAGAACATCCCCCTGCTCGCCATCATCTTCCTGGCCTACTTCGGCCTGGCCTCGGCGGGGATCCGGCTGGACGTCTTCACCGCCGGATGCCTGAGCCTGGTCGTCTTCTACGCCGCCTACCTGTCCGAGATCTTCCGCTCCGCGATCAGCGGCGTGCACAACGGGCAGACGGAGGCAGGGCAGGCACTGGGACTCGGCAGGGCGGGAATCTTCAGTCACATCGTCCTGCCGCAGGCCGTACGCCAGGCACTGCCCGGGACCAACACGATGCTCGTCGACCTGCTGAAGTCCACTTCGCTGCTGGTCACCGTCTCCGCCGCCGAGCTGATGTCCGAAGGGCGGCTCATCACCTCGGCCACGTTCCGGGCCCTGGAGGTGTATCTGGTCATCTCGGCCATCTACTTCGCCCTGTGCTACCCGCTCTCCCAACTGCTGCTTCTGCTGGAGCGGAAGGTACGTGCAGGCGTCCCCCTGTCCCCGTGGCGACGACGGCGCCTGCGGGCGGCGCGTGCCCTGCTCGCCCAGGATCTGAGCGCCGACGTGAAGGCAGGTGCCGTATGACCGAGCCAGTCACCGCCGCGCAGACCACATCGCCGGCGCCGCCCGAGGCCGTCGTGCGGATCGGCGGGCTGAGCAAGTCCTTCGACGGCAGGCTGGTGCTCGACGACGTCCACCTGACCATCGACCGGGGCCGCATCGTCAGCGTCATCGGACAGAGCGGCGGCGGGAAGACGACCTTGATGCGCTGCGTCAACCTGCTGGAACGGCCCGACCGGGGCACGGTCGAGGTCGCCGGAGAGGTGGTGCACCAGGACGGCCGCACGGTCTGTCGCGACCTGGCCCGGCTGCGCCGCACCGTGGGCATGGTCTTCCAGCGGTTCAACCTGTTCCCGCACCTCACCGCCGTGGAGAACGTCGTCCTGGCCCAGCGCAAGGCGGGCATCCCGGAGCCGGAGGCGCTGGAGCGTGCCGTCGCGCTGCTGCGCCGGGTCGGTGTCGCCCACCGTGCCCTCGCCCTGCCCGACCAGCTCTCCGGCGGCGAGCAGCAACGCGTCGCCATCGCGCGGGCGCTCGCCCTCAAGCCCGAGTTGCTGCTCTTCGACGAGCCCACGTCCTCCCTCGACCCCGAGGCCACCCGGGAGGTGCTGAGCGTGATGCGCGAACTCGCCGCGGACGGAATGACGATGATGCTGGTCACCCACGAACTCCCCTTCGCCCGCGAGGTGGCCGACCATGTGGTCTTCGTCGACGGCGGCCGGATCGTGGAGGAGGGGAGGCCCGAGGACGTTCTCGGAGCACCCGCCGAGGCCCGCACCCGGGAGTTCCTCGCGTCGTACGGATCCGCGTCATGACCGGCGTGCCCGGCAGGCCGGGGCCGGTCGGTGACCACCCTGTCGTGGTCGTGGGAGGCGGTGTCGTGGGCCTGTGCACCGCCTACTACCTGGCCGCGGCCGGGCTGCCGGTGGCGGTCGTCGAGCGGCGCGGCCTGGGCTCCGGGGCGTCCCGGGGCAACGCGGGCTGGGTGTGCCTGAGCCACTCGACGCCCGTCCCGGCCCCGGGTGTGGTGCGCTACGCCCTGCGCTCGCTGGGGCGGCCGGACTCACCGCTGTATCTACGGCCGCTTCCGGATCCGGCGTTCCTGCGGTGGCTGTGGCGGTTCTGGCGCAGCAGCACCCCGGCCGCGTTCCGGCGTGGTTACGCCGCGATCGCCGAGCTCAACCGCGGCACGTTCGACCTCTTCGACGGCCTGCGCGATGCGGGGGTGGACACGACGCTGACCCGGCCCGGGATGGTGCACGCGTTCCTGTCGCCGGTGGAGGCTCGTCATCACCTCGCGATCCAGCAGGAGATGGCGGACGGCCGCTATCCGATGCCCGACGACGTCACCACGGGTGCCGAAGCGCATCTGCTGGACGCCGCGCTGTCGCCCCAGGTGCGCGCGGCCTACCTCGTGGAGGGGGAGGGCGTGGTCGATCCGGAGGCCTTCGCCCGCGGGCTCGGTGCGGCGCTGGCCGCCGCGGGGGTGAAGGTCCATGAGAACGCGGAGGTCACGGGATTCCGGTCCGAAGGGGGGCGGGTCACCGCGTTGAGCACCGACCAGGGCGAGATTCCCTGCTCGGCCGTCGTCGTCGCGGCCGGTATGCGCTCTCCCCGTCTGCTGCGTGCTCTGGGACACCGACTGCCTCTCCAGGCGGGCAAGGGCTACAGCTTCTCGGTGGAGCTGGACCCGGCGCCCCGGCACACCTTGTACTTCGGCGAGCGCCGGGCCGTCGCCTCACCGATCGGCGGCACCACGCGGATCGGCGGCACGATGGAGCTGAGCGGCAACAACAGCCGTCTCGACTGGCGCCGCATCGTCGCCGTGGCGCTGGCGAGCCGGCACTATCTGGGCCGCTGGTTCGACGACCCGGACGACTTGGTGAGCGTGATCCGTGACCCCTGGGTCGGTGGGCGGCCGTTCCTCCCCGACGGCCTGCCGGTGATCGACCGCGTCCCAGGGCACGCCAATGCCTTCGCGGCCACCGGCCACGGCATGCTCGGCGTCACCCTGGGCCCCGCCACAGGGCACCGGCTCGCCGAGTACATCCGCACCGGCCGACGCCCCGAGGCCCTCGCACCGTTCTGCTTCGACCGGCTCCGCCGCTGAACCGGAACGCTCAGGTGTAGCGGCGCAGGACGAGGCGGCGCCGGCCGTCCTTTTCCAGTACGTCGGTGTCCACCTCGTAGCCGTGGTCCTCCGCGTAGCGCAGGGCGGCGGCGTGGCCGTAGGCGCGGGCGACCTTGGTCAGCCATGGCTGGTCGTAGCGGGACCTGTCGTACTCGCTGATGACGGCTTCGAAGGTGCCGTCGTCGCCGCGGCGGAAGCCGATGTCGTTGCTGAGGCGGCCGATGTGGGCGCGGCGGATGATCACTTCGGCGCGGTCGCGGCGGGCGTCGCCCTGGTAGCCGTAGAGGCGCTGGGGCGTGTCGTGGCTCTCGACGGTGGTGAAGCCGACCGCGGCGAGGGCCTGGACGAGCAGGCCGGGGTCGCGCAGGGCGGTGCGGACGCGGGTGAAGTGCGACATGACGATTCCTTGGGGTCGGAGACGGGAGGGGGTGCAGCCGGGTGTTCACGCCAGGCGGACGACCGGCTGTCTGTCCAGGACCAGGGTGTGGCGGCGCAGGTCGTAGGCGGAGACGGTGAGGCGCTTGTGGGCGTCGATGCGGAACTCGAGGCGGAAGCGATCCTCTCCGGCCGTGGCCGGCGGGTCGGCTTCCAGGAAGGTGGGGCTGTCCTCGTTGAGCCAGAGCATGGACCGCTGCTGGCGCTGCTGCGGGGTGACGGTGACGGTGCGGGCGCCGCCGCCGGCGTCGAAGGAGATCTCCAGCTCGGCGCTGGCGTCGCGGTAGGTGGCGTGGGCGAGTTCGTAGACGGCCAGGCCGAGTCTGCGCTGCCGGTCGTGCACCGCCCTGACGGTGAGCGTCTTGACCGCTTCCTCGGTGGGATAGGCGGTGCCGGCTTCCACCAGGGTCTCGAACTCGTAGGAGCCGGTGTCGTGGTCGACATGCCGGATGGCGTAGTCGTGCTGGATGTGGTCGAACAGCTCGCTGCCGCCCGCGATGCCGGCCGCCCCGGCGGCCACCGCCTCCAAGGGCCGGTCCAGGCGCACCACTTCGGGGTCGAAGTGCAGGTGGACGACGTCCTGCACGGCGGGGATGAGGCAGCTGCCGCCGACGAGGAAGACGCCCCGGATGTCGTCGGTGCCGAAGCCGCGGGTGGCGGCCAGATCGAGGCAGGAGCGCAGGGCCTGGTTGATCCGGCGCAGCACGCCCTTGTCGCGCAGAAGGGCGTCGAACTCGCCGCGGGTGACCGTGACTTGGTGCACACGGTCACTACGGGCGTCGGCGGCGCGGATGACGGCCTGCTCGGCGGTCGCCAGCTCCCGTTTCGCGCGCTCGGCGGAGGCCAGGAGGCGGCGGAAGACCTGGTTGCGGCCGATCTGGTCACCGTGCGGCAGGGCGAGATGGCCGAGGGCGTGTTCGGCGAGGAACGCGTCGATGGTGTTGCCGCCCAGGTCCAGGCCCCGCTTCGCGATCGTGCGCACCCCCGCGCCGGAGCCCGTCTCGTCGGGCTCCTGCACCCGGACGACGGAGACGTCGAGGGTGCCGGCCCCGAAGTCGATCACGGCGAACGCGTCGCCGGGGTTGAGCCGGGCGCTGTAGCCGACGGCGGCCGCGGTGGCCTCGTCGACGATGCGGAGGCGGGCGGTGGGAAGGCCCTCGCGGACCTCGCGCACCAGCCAGTCGCGGTAGCCGTCGAAGGACTCCACGGGCGCGGTGGCGACGATCTCCAGGTCGTCGTCCTCGATGGTGAGCAGCGCCAGCGCCATGATGTCGCTGAGGAACTGGGTGGCCGCCTCCCGGCCGGTGACCTTGCGGTCGCCGACCGGGCGGCCCGCGTCGTAGGCGTGTCCGGAGACGTTGCTCTTGGTGGACGCGAAGACGGTGAAGCCGGGGTCGTCGTCCATCTCGGGGGTGACCTGCATACCCAGGCGGCGGGTGGTTCCGTCGTGGGCGTACGCGATCAGGGAGGGCACCACCCGCTGGGTGGGTCCGGGGCCGGCCTCGCGCAGCATGTCGACGCCGGGCAGCGGGATGGGGACGCCGCGGCCCGCCTCGGGGTCCCAGCCCGCGACGACGGTGTTGGCGGTGCCGAAGTCGATGCCGATACGGGTGGTCATGCGTCTCCCTTACGTCCGTGAAGCTCGCCCAGTTCGATCTCGTGGTCGCCCGGCCTCACCGACCCCGCCGATCCGCCGAGCCCGACGTCGTGCCGGAAGCGGTGTTCCAGGCACATCCGCAGCAGCCCCAGGGTTTGCCGGGACGATTCGTCCAGGACCGGGTGCTCCATCACCGCGACCACTTCCGTCAGCTCCCCGGGGCCCATCACGCCCATGGGGTGGGCGATCCATGGACGAAGGGCGAGGGCGGTCAGGACGTAGATGTCGACGGCGCCCTCTTCCAGGCCACCGACCGCCAGCAGGTCTCCCCGCGGTGACACCCGTGCGCAACGCGCCCTGGGACGGGGCTGGTAGTCGGAGAGCAGGGGGATCTGCTCGGACACGGAGTCTTCGGGCGGGGGCGCGTCAGGCGTGGGCGGCACGTCGAGGAGTTGGAGATAGGTTTCCGTGACGGCGAGGAACCGGTCCAGTGCGGGTGACCAGGCGAGGTGGATCGGGGATGTCCCGTACGTCCAGGAGCGGGCCGTGACCGGCGCCTGTGAGGTCGTGAGAGGTTCGTGCCACACATGCAGCCCGCCGGAGTTGGTGCCGCAGATGAGAGCGGAAGGCGAGAGGGCGGCCGAGTTCGCGTTGAATCTGAGGATTTCGGGGCCAATGAGCGTGTTCACAGCAGAGTCGTTCACAGCGGAGTCGGCGAGATCGGC contains:
- a CDS encoding substrate-binding periplasmic protein yields the protein MTRIRSLTGGLSVMLLMLAATACGSGDDDAPKNVSAGTAALGTLTPGVIKVAVQPYAPYTSVEGDKIVGLDGDILTYVSEKLGLEIEPQVTDFAGMLAGVQSRRVDITIGGVAWSADRQKQGLFTDPPYYSPPAMAVRSGKTYKTVDDLKGLELGTVEGYVWVKSIQAVPDAKLHAYPDANGVFDDLGAGRVDVGFLDPLIIIAAQKERPDLKIDTQYLTPPTAAEVEAKPDYQYFQPYQTGFYLPQKATKLEKAISAEIDAMYQNGEMEKLVKKYGGDPEQFLKPSADVATARRGVDRPQDWTPPSIGE
- a CDS encoding amino acid ABC transporter permease, with the translated sequence MSDLFQVPWSDYRPDLLDALWRTLSYTVVSFVGAVLLGLAVALLRLSRAWPLRAVAAVYTELFKNIPLLAIIFLAYFGLASAGIRLDVFTAGCLSLVVFYAAYLSEIFRSAISGVHNGQTEAGQALGLGRAGIFSHIVLPQAVRQALPGTNTMLVDLLKSTSLLVTVSAAELMSEGRLITSATFRALEVYLVISAIYFALCYPLSQLLLLLERKVRAGVPLSPWRRRRLRAARALLAQDLSADVKAGAV
- a CDS encoding amino acid ABC transporter ATP-binding protein, whose amino-acid sequence is MTEPVTAAQTTSPAPPEAVVRIGGLSKSFDGRLVLDDVHLTIDRGRIVSVIGQSGGGKTTLMRCVNLLERPDRGTVEVAGEVVHQDGRTVCRDLARLRRTVGMVFQRFNLFPHLTAVENVVLAQRKAGIPEPEALERAVALLRRVGVAHRALALPDQLSGGEQQRVAIARALALKPELLLFDEPTSSLDPEATREVLSVMRELAADGMTMMLVTHELPFAREVADHVVFVDGGRIVEEGRPEDVLGAPAEARTREFLASYGSAS
- a CDS encoding NAD(P)/FAD-dependent oxidoreductase, with the translated sequence MTGVPGRPGPVGDHPVVVVGGGVVGLCTAYYLAAAGLPVAVVERRGLGSGASRGNAGWVCLSHSTPVPAPGVVRYALRSLGRPDSPLYLRPLPDPAFLRWLWRFWRSSTPAAFRRGYAAIAELNRGTFDLFDGLRDAGVDTTLTRPGMVHAFLSPVEARHHLAIQQEMADGRYPMPDDVTTGAEAHLLDAALSPQVRAAYLVEGEGVVDPEAFARGLGAALAAAGVKVHENAEVTGFRSEGGRVTALSTDQGEIPCSAVVVAAGMRSPRLLRALGHRLPLQAGKGYSFSVELDPAPRHTLYFGERRAVASPIGGTTRIGGTMELSGNNSRLDWRRIVAVALASRHYLGRWFDDPDDLVSVIRDPWVGGRPFLPDGLPVIDRVPGHANAFAATGHGMLGVTLGPATGHRLAEYIRTGRRPEALAPFCFDRLRR
- a CDS encoding DUF1257 domain-containing protein, whose translation is MSHFTRVRTALRDPGLLVQALAAVGFTTVESHDTPQRLYGYQGDARRDRAEVIIRRAHIGRLSNDIGFRRGDDGTFEAVISEYDRSRYDQPWLTKVARAYGHAAALRYAEDHGYEVDTDVLEKDGRRRLVLRRYT
- a CDS encoding Hsp70 family protein; amino-acid sequence: MTTRIGIDFGTANTVVAGWDPEAGRGVPIPLPGVDMLREAGPGPTQRVVPSLIAYAHDGTTRRLGMQVTPEMDDDPGFTVFASTKSNVSGHAYDAGRPVGDRKVTGREAATQFLSDIMALALLTIEDDDLEIVATAPVESFDGYRDWLVREVREGLPTARLRIVDEATAAAVGYSARLNPGDAFAVIDFGAGTLDVSVVRVQEPDETGSGAGVRTIAKRGLDLGGNTIDAFLAEHALGHLALPHGDQIGRNQVFRRLLASAERAKRELATAEQAVIRAADARSDRVHQVTVTRGEFDALLRDKGVLRRINQALRSCLDLAATRGFGTDDIRGVFLVGGSCLIPAVQDVVHLHFDPEVVRLDRPLEAVAAGAAGIAGGSELFDHIQHDYAIRHVDHDTGSYEFETLVEAGTAYPTEEAVKTLTVRAVHDRQRRLGLAVYELAHATYRDASAELEISFDAGGGARTVTVTPQQRQQRSMLWLNEDSPTFLEADPPATAGEDRFRLEFRIDAHKRLTVSAYDLRRHTLVLDRQPVVRLA